In the genome of Cutibacterium equinum, one region contains:
- a CDS encoding 16S rRNA (uracil(1498)-N(3))-methyltransferase yields MSDPCFLGEVAGATPGTVVDITGAEGHHASSVRRIRVGESVLVTDGQGHAVRGPAIEVTKGSVRVEVVEVLEAPVTAHRWVGVQALPKSDRAELAVATLTEMGVHEILAWQADRSIVRWKGDKQAKGVAKWQAAAREATKQSRRFLVPPVALAQTEDVVDRIRGAAAAYVFHESATEPLVRQNLPESGEVMFIVGPEGGITDQEVEAFVAAGAHPVTICDAVLRTSTAGVVGLTQLRAMADHAG; encoded by the coding sequence ATGAGTGACCCCTGCTTCCTCGGTGAGGTTGCTGGAGCCACGCCCGGAACAGTGGTCGACATCACCGGGGCGGAAGGCCACCACGCCAGTTCGGTACGCCGTATTCGGGTGGGGGAGTCCGTTCTCGTCACCGATGGCCAGGGCCATGCAGTGCGCGGACCTGCCATCGAGGTGACGAAGGGATCGGTGAGAGTCGAGGTGGTCGAGGTGCTCGAAGCCCCCGTCACCGCTCATCGCTGGGTTGGTGTCCAGGCCCTGCCGAAGTCTGACCGCGCCGAGCTTGCCGTGGCGACTCTCACCGAGATGGGCGTTCACGAGATCCTGGCATGGCAGGCCGATCGCAGCATCGTGCGCTGGAAGGGCGACAAGCAGGCCAAGGGCGTGGCCAAGTGGCAGGCGGCTGCTCGTGAGGCCACCAAACAGTCGCGCAGATTCCTTGTTCCCCCGGTTGCGCTGGCTCAGACCGAGGATGTGGTGGACAGGATTCGTGGCGCAGCCGCGGCCTATGTGTTCCACGAGTCAGCCACCGAACCCCTGGTGCGTCAGAACCTGCCGGAGTCTGGTGAGGTGATGTTCATCGTCGGGCCTGAAGGTGGCATCACCGACCAGGAAGTTGAGGCCTTCGTGGCTGCCGGCGCTCATCCGGTGACCATCTGTGACGCAGTGTTGCGGACCTCGACGGCCGGCGTGGTTGGGCTGACCCAACTTCGGGCCATGGCCGACCACGCCGGGTGA
- a CDS encoding DoxX family protein, whose amino-acid sequence MSLAKFIARSALSAIFIKGGLGQVTSADYLSGAVDGLFGKMPEAVRSQIPDVDPSLLVKVNGGTMVTAGSMLALGIKPRLAATILAAQLVPVTLAGHPFWEKDGDEKAGEQIQFFKNISLIGGLLAVALGGATKK is encoded by the coding sequence ATGTCTCTTGCCAAGTTCATCGCCCGTTCCGCTCTGTCCGCCATCTTCATCAAGGGAGGCCTCGGCCAGGTCACGAGCGCCGATTACCTTTCCGGAGCTGTCGACGGACTCTTCGGGAAGATGCCCGAGGCAGTTCGCTCCCAGATCCCCGATGTTGATCCCAGCCTGCTGGTCAAGGTCAACGGCGGCACCATGGTGACCGCAGGATCCATGCTGGCCCTTGGCATCAAGCCGCGTCTGGCCGCCACCATCCTGGCCGCCCAGCTCGTCCCCGTCACTCTTGCCGGACACCCCTTCTGGGAGAAGGACGGCGATGAGAAGGCCGGCGAGCAGATCCAGTTCTTCAAGAACATCAGCCTCATCGGTGGCCTGCTCGCCGTTGCTCTGGGTGGTGCCACCAAGAAGTGA
- a CDS encoding RecQ family ATP-dependent DNA helicase, translating to MTTPFNTPNNTLHDRGLAILRRLVGRDDAEFHPGQWEAIEALVAHRRRALVVQRTGWGKSAVYFVAALLQRAAGFGPTLIVSPLIALMRDQVAAAEHAGVRAAAISSANVTEWADITRQLDADEIDVLLVSPERLVNPTFATEHLPDLVGRLGMLVIDEAHCISDWGHDFRPDYRRIRDLVSALPDTIPVLATTATANSRVVQDVAEQIAPARDLDDVFVLRGPLARASLRLGVLNLPNPTDRLGWLVQHLDDLPGSGIIYCLTISAAEDTARALVEAGHDVRAYTGRTDPEERSTLEEALRDNQVKALVATSALGMGFDKPDLGFVVHLGAPSSPIAYYQQVGRAGRATENADVLLLPGPEDQDIWTYFATAAMPTQERADAVLGALSEGQVLSVPALEARVDIRRSQLDLLLKVMAVDGAVEKVRGGWRATGNGWVHDTQRYQRILQARHDEQQAMLTYEHLDTCRMAFLTGQLDDPSASPCGRCDVCAGPWYPTDIDPAASCSATTILDRVGVPIEPRTTWPSGMDTLGVGLKGRIGTEEMAEEGRVIARLSDLGWGGPLRDLLRNDANGVPIDAEITPALAKACLKVLAEWDWGHRPAAVVRVPSVTRPRLIDSLASGLARVGQLQDLGWLDLEHNAPRLDSSTNSAYRLRDVHDRFNVGPQLMSRLSHLGGAPVLLVDDVISSRWTMAVAARVLRRAGSGPVLPLALALTH from the coding sequence ATGACGACACCGTTCAACACACCGAACAACACCCTGCATGACCGCGGATTGGCGATCCTGCGTCGTCTCGTCGGTCGCGACGATGCCGAGTTCCACCCCGGCCAGTGGGAGGCCATCGAGGCCCTTGTCGCCCATCGCCGTCGTGCGCTGGTGGTGCAACGCACCGGCTGGGGAAAGTCAGCGGTCTACTTCGTCGCTGCGTTGTTGCAGCGAGCTGCCGGATTCGGACCAACCCTCATTGTCTCCCCGCTCATCGCCCTCATGCGCGACCAGGTGGCCGCTGCAGAACACGCTGGCGTGCGGGCTGCTGCAATCTCCTCAGCCAATGTCACCGAGTGGGCCGACATCACCAGGCAGCTCGATGCTGACGAGATCGACGTCCTGCTGGTGTCTCCGGAACGACTCGTCAATCCGACGTTCGCCACGGAGCACCTGCCCGATCTGGTGGGACGACTGGGGATGCTTGTCATCGACGAGGCCCACTGCATCTCGGACTGGGGCCACGATTTCCGACCCGATTACCGACGTATCCGCGACCTTGTCTCAGCCCTGCCCGACACCATACCGGTGCTGGCGACGACAGCCACCGCCAATTCGCGAGTCGTTCAGGACGTGGCAGAACAGATCGCTCCGGCTCGTGATCTCGATGATGTCTTCGTGTTGCGCGGACCGTTGGCCCGGGCCTCCCTGCGGCTCGGTGTGCTCAACCTGCCAAACCCAACTGATCGTCTGGGCTGGCTCGTGCAACATCTGGATGACCTGCCAGGATCCGGGATCATCTACTGTCTGACCATTTCCGCGGCCGAGGACACCGCTCGCGCACTGGTCGAAGCAGGTCACGACGTGCGGGCCTACACCGGACGCACTGACCCCGAGGAACGGTCAACCCTCGAGGAAGCCCTACGTGACAACCAGGTCAAGGCCTTGGTAGCAACCAGTGCCCTGGGAATGGGGTTCGACAAGCCCGACCTCGGTTTTGTGGTGCACCTGGGAGCGCCGAGCTCTCCGATCGCGTATTACCAGCAGGTCGGTCGAGCAGGCCGGGCCACCGAGAACGCCGACGTCCTGCTGCTTCCCGGCCCGGAGGATCAGGACATCTGGACGTACTTCGCCACCGCAGCCATGCCCACCCAGGAGCGTGCCGACGCTGTGCTGGGAGCACTGTCCGAGGGGCAGGTGCTCTCTGTTCCGGCGTTGGAGGCCCGCGTCGACATCAGACGCAGTCAGCTTGATCTGCTGCTCAAGGTGATGGCGGTGGACGGGGCGGTCGAGAAGGTTCGTGGTGGCTGGAGAGCCACCGGGAATGGGTGGGTTCATGACACCCAGCGCTATCAGCGAATCCTTCAGGCACGCCACGACGAGCAGCAGGCCATGCTCACTTACGAGCATCTGGACACCTGCCGGATGGCCTTCCTCACCGGCCAGCTCGACGATCCCTCCGCGTCACCATGCGGCCGCTGCGACGTCTGCGCTGGCCCGTGGTACCCGACGGACATCGACCCGGCGGCATCCTGCTCGGCGACAACCATCCTCGACAGGGTCGGTGTTCCCATCGAGCCGCGCACCACCTGGCCATCGGGGATGGACACCTTGGGAGTTGGTCTCAAGGGCCGTATCGGCACCGAGGAGATGGCCGAGGAGGGCCGCGTCATCGCCAGGCTCTCCGACCTGGGTTGGGGAGGGCCGCTGCGAGACCTGCTGCGCAACGATGCCAACGGCGTTCCCATCGACGCCGAGATCACCCCGGCACTGGCCAAGGCCTGCCTCAAGGTCCTGGCCGAATGGGATTGGGGACATCGCCCGGCCGCCGTGGTCCGAGTGCCATCGGTCACCCGGCCTCGCCTCATCGACTCCCTGGCCTCGGGGCTGGCCCGAGTCGGTCAGCTCCAAGACCTTGGCTGGCTCGATCTGGAACACAACGCCCCACGCCTCGATTCATCGACGAATTCGGCTTACCGCCTTCGAGATGTGCACGACCGTTTCAACGTCGGACCGCAACTCATGTCACGGCTGTCCCACCTCGGCGGTGCCCCAGTACTTCTCGTCGATGACGTCATCTCGAGTCGATGGACGATGGCTGTCGCCGCACGGGTGTTGAGACGAGCTGGGTCAGGCCCCGTCCTGCCGCTGGCCCTCGCGCTGACCCACTGA
- a CDS encoding UDP-N-acetylglucosamine pyrophosphorylase, whose amino-acid sequence MDVNFPTLQPRGLEKIAELIDKGVHIPNPLTVDIDEDINVDNISGEGVVIGPGCRIRGRRTVISAGCVLGDETPMTIQDCQLGTGVTLKGGFAQDAVFLSGASMGSGAHVRGGTILEEKANGAHTVGLKQTILLPFVTLGSLINFCDALMAGGTSRSDHSEVGSSYIHFNFTPDGDKTTASLFGDVPHGVLLNQHPIFLGGQGGTVGPVTTGFGTVVGAGSILRDDILDDDQLVLPPPPTGRQRPVTPTSYRKLDRIIAHNVTYLGNLSALQAWYLHIRRLFMSRDRLSELVWQGALDNLASARTERIKRLKSLIGKVQPTDAGRAQLIENRDAFLTALDVLDSPAPGDVVKTCGAAANGGAEYLDVVRGFDEATQNAIVEWLGSIVSTQQSQAQEVIDQLLLPF is encoded by the coding sequence ATGGACGTCAACTTCCCTACGCTTCAGCCGCGTGGCCTGGAGAAGATAGCCGAGCTCATCGACAAGGGGGTGCACATTCCCAACCCGTTGACCGTCGACATCGACGAGGACATCAACGTCGACAACATCAGCGGTGAGGGCGTCGTCATCGGCCCCGGATGTCGGATTCGTGGCCGTCGCACCGTTATCTCTGCCGGGTGCGTGCTCGGCGACGAGACCCCCATGACGATTCAGGACTGCCAACTGGGCACCGGGGTCACACTCAAGGGAGGCTTCGCCCAAGACGCCGTATTCCTTTCCGGGGCGAGCATGGGATCGGGAGCCCACGTCCGTGGCGGCACCATCCTCGAGGAGAAGGCCAACGGGGCCCACACCGTCGGCCTCAAGCAGACCATTCTGCTGCCCTTCGTCACCCTCGGCAGCCTCATCAACTTCTGTGATGCCCTCATGGCCGGTGGCACATCTCGGTCGGATCACTCCGAGGTCGGGTCGTCCTACATTCACTTCAACTTCACTCCTGACGGCGACAAGACCACGGCCTCTCTCTTCGGTGACGTCCCACACGGAGTGCTGCTCAACCAGCATCCAATCTTCCTGGGCGGTCAGGGCGGAACAGTTGGCCCAGTGACGACCGGATTCGGCACCGTGGTCGGGGCTGGGTCAATCCTGCGCGACGACATCCTCGACGACGACCAGCTCGTCCTGCCTCCTCCGCCCACCGGTCGACAGCGCCCGGTAACCCCGACCAGCTATCGCAAACTGGATCGCATCATCGCCCACAACGTCACCTACCTGGGCAACCTGTCTGCCCTGCAAGCTTGGTATCTCCACATCCGTCGTCTCTTCATGTCTCGCGACCGGCTGTCCGAACTGGTGTGGCAGGGAGCCCTCGACAACCTCGCCTCGGCGCGCACCGAGCGGATCAAGAGGCTCAAGTCACTCATCGGCAAGGTCCAGCCGACTGACGCCGGCCGAGCTCAACTGATCGAGAATCGCGATGCCTTCCTGACCGCCCTCGACGTCCTCGACTCCCCGGCCCCCGGTGACGTCGTGAAAACCTGTGGCGCTGCCGCGAACGGTGGCGCCGAGTATCTCGACGTCGTGCGAGGATTCGACGAAGCCACCCAGAACGCCATTGTCGAGTGGCTCGGCAGCATCGTCTCCACCCAGCAGTCCCAGGCCCAAGAGGTCATCGACCAGCTTCTGTTGCCGTTCTGA
- the tgt gene encoding tRNA guanosine(34) transglycosylase Tgt: MPFGFDVTSHLDDSHGRTGVIHTPHGDIETPAFVVVGTKATVKSLLPESVAALGAQAVLANAYHLFLQPGPELVDEAGGLGQFMNWSGPTFTDSGGFQVLSLGAGFKKTLAMDISELTEDDVMAADADRKAMVDEDGVTFRSPLNGDRHRFTPEVSMRIQHQLGADIMFAFDELTTLMNTRAYQEEALERTRRWAEHCLAEHRRLTEARASKPYQALFGVIQGAQYEDLRRKACRDLSEMEIDGQRFDGFGLGGAIEKVNLGRIVTWCAEELPDDRPRHLLGISEPDDLFAACRAGADTFDCVNPSRVARNAAIYTVDGRYNINTARFRRDFGPLEEGCDCYTCTHYSRAYLHHLFKAKEMLANTLATIHNERWTVRLVDQIRVAMRGGDLDALETEFMGRWNANAGRLAKAD, translated from the coding sequence ATGCCATTCGGATTCGACGTCACCTCACATCTCGATGATTCCCACGGGCGCACCGGCGTCATCCACACTCCACACGGTGACATCGAGACGCCGGCCTTCGTCGTCGTCGGGACCAAGGCGACCGTTAAGTCCCTGCTACCTGAATCCGTGGCGGCACTGGGGGCTCAGGCCGTGCTGGCCAACGCCTACCACCTTTTCCTGCAGCCAGGACCAGAACTTGTCGATGAGGCCGGAGGACTGGGCCAGTTCATGAACTGGAGCGGGCCTACTTTCACCGATTCCGGTGGCTTCCAGGTGCTCAGCCTCGGCGCCGGGTTCAAGAAGACTCTGGCGATGGACATCTCCGAGCTGACCGAGGATGACGTCATGGCTGCCGACGCCGACCGCAAGGCCATGGTCGACGAGGACGGCGTCACCTTCCGCAGTCCCCTCAACGGGGACCGTCATCGGTTCACCCCCGAGGTGTCCATGAGGATCCAGCATCAGCTCGGCGCCGACATCATGTTCGCCTTCGACGAGTTGACCACACTCATGAACACCCGTGCCTACCAGGAGGAGGCGTTGGAGCGGACCCGACGCTGGGCAGAGCACTGCCTGGCCGAACACCGGCGCCTGACCGAGGCCAGGGCGTCAAAGCCGTACCAGGCCCTCTTCGGAGTCATTCAGGGAGCCCAGTACGAGGACCTGCGTCGCAAGGCGTGCCGCGATCTGTCCGAGATGGAGATTGACGGCCAGCGGTTCGACGGCTTCGGTCTAGGAGGGGCCATCGAGAAGGTCAACCTCGGGCGAATCGTCACCTGGTGTGCCGAGGAGCTGCCCGATGATCGTCCCCGTCACCTGCTGGGCATCTCCGAGCCCGACGACCTCTTTGCCGCTTGCCGGGCCGGTGCCGACACCTTCGACTGCGTCAACCCCTCCAGAGTGGCGCGTAATGCCGCGATTTACACCGTCGACGGGCGCTACAACATCAACACCGCTCGATTCCGGCGCGATTTCGGCCCGCTGGAGGAGGGTTGCGACTGTTACACCTGCACCCATTACTCCCGCGCCTACCTTCACCATCTCTTCAAGGCCAAGGAGATGCTCGCCAACACCTTGGCAACGATTCACAACGAACGCTGGACGGTGCGGCTGGTCGACCAGATCCGCGTCGCCATGCGTGGCGGAGATCTGGACGCCCTCGAGACGGAGTTCATGGGTCGCTGGAATGCCAACGCTGGAAGGCTGGCCAAGGCCGACTGA
- a CDS encoding sensor histidine kinase — MPLATLSGVREAIVSFMAMDDLWRRRVPDTRGWRVPRVGFLPAVDVLVGALVALAVGAGGLLLAALQDRLDVLGVGDVIVVIALAVVLSFRRVAPVTSAALITVIWVIGAYATPYMAANWVSTLAVFFSYDSLMGWARTRRLAWGSMLAVFVVIMGWVALTMAFGNSLTKQIEAINPDSNGEGIIYLVLTYVIINVTFVIGAALAGQVSWLRARDLAEVRRQAATIERQRTQLAEQAVLDERLRIAREMHDSVAHHVSVVGIHAAGARRALDIDPDLARDALATVESESRAVVTEIRSLLGSLRAGGEPRARLGLADLDRLCEEQRRASVRLLRVGDDSMVGPLLGHTCYRIVQESLNNVEAHSSATEVTVSLRCNDDEVEVEITDNGRPIRSGPSTGVGIVGMSERVEVLGGTIEVGPRKVGGWRVRAVMPLRQGEKTRAEDIEDGVD; from the coding sequence GTGCCACTCGCTACGCTCAGTGGCGTGCGAGAGGCAATCGTGTCCTTCATGGCGATGGACGATCTGTGGCGCCGCCGAGTGCCGGATACACGGGGCTGGCGAGTCCCGAGGGTGGGGTTCCTACCCGCTGTTGACGTGCTCGTCGGGGCGCTCGTGGCCCTCGCCGTGGGTGCCGGTGGGCTCTTGCTGGCCGCTCTTCAAGACCGCCTTGACGTTCTCGGAGTAGGTGACGTCATCGTCGTCATCGCCCTTGCTGTGGTGCTGTCCTTCCGGCGAGTGGCACCGGTCACCTCGGCCGCCCTCATCACTGTCATCTGGGTCATCGGAGCCTATGCGACGCCGTACATGGCGGCCAACTGGGTGTCGACCCTGGCCGTCTTCTTCTCCTACGACTCCCTCATGGGGTGGGCGCGGACCCGCCGTCTCGCCTGGGGGTCCATGCTGGCAGTCTTCGTCGTCATCATGGGGTGGGTTGCCCTCACGATGGCATTCGGGAACTCGCTCACCAAGCAGATCGAAGCCATCAATCCTGACAGCAATGGGGAGGGGATCATTTATCTCGTCCTCACCTATGTCATCATCAACGTCACCTTCGTCATCGGCGCAGCGTTGGCGGGTCAGGTGTCCTGGCTGCGGGCACGGGACCTGGCCGAGGTCCGCCGTCAGGCTGCCACGATCGAACGACAGCGCACCCAACTGGCCGAGCAGGCCGTTCTCGACGAGAGGTTGCGGATCGCCAGGGAGATGCATGACTCGGTGGCCCACCACGTGTCGGTGGTGGGTATCCATGCCGCTGGTGCTCGTCGAGCCCTCGACATTGATCCGGATCTGGCCCGCGACGCCTTGGCCACCGTGGAATCGGAGTCACGGGCGGTCGTCACCGAGATACGTTCCCTGCTGGGATCCTTGCGCGCCGGTGGTGAACCACGTGCCCGCCTCGGCCTGGCCGACCTTGACCGTCTGTGCGAGGAGCAGCGACGTGCGTCGGTGCGATTGCTGCGAGTGGGAGACGACTCCATGGTCGGCCCCCTGCTGGGCCACACCTGTTACCGGATCGTCCAGGAATCCCTCAACAATGTGGAGGCCCATTCCAGCGCCACCGAGGTGACGGTGTCGTTGCGGTGCAATGATGACGAGGTCGAGGTGGAGATCACCGACAACGGCCGCCCGATTCGCTCCGGCCCCTCGACCGGGGTGGGGATCGTCGGTATGTCCGAGCGGGTCGAGGTGCTGGGCGGGACCATCGAGGTGGGCCCGCGCAAGGTCGGTGGATGGCGAGTGCGGGCCGTCATGCCATTGCGTCAGGGTGAAAAGACGAGGGCCGAGGACATCGAGGACGGAGTGGACTGA
- a CDS encoding response regulator yields the protein MRVVLVDDQKLVRQGFRLILAVEPDITVVGEAANGAEAVDVVRETAPDVVLMDVQMPVMDGIAATAKIREFSDVKIVILTTFDRDDYLFAALDAGASGFMLKNADAESLVAGLRQVADGHALLAPEVTRRVIARSSRLGKMATDSRIEQLTAREIEVAKLVARGLSNAEIAAKLVVSEATVKTHVSNCLMKCDLRDRVQLVALAYESGLIRVGETSAD from the coding sequence ATGCGCGTCGTGCTGGTTGATGACCAGAAATTGGTCCGTCAGGGATTTCGTCTCATTCTCGCGGTGGAGCCCGACATCACGGTCGTCGGGGAAGCCGCCAATGGGGCCGAGGCCGTGGACGTGGTGAGGGAAACTGCTCCCGACGTCGTCCTCATGGACGTCCAGATGCCCGTCATGGACGGTATCGCGGCCACCGCGAAGATCCGCGAGTTCAGCGATGTCAAGATCGTCATCCTCACCACCTTCGACCGAGACGACTACCTTTTTGCTGCCCTCGATGCGGGGGCCAGCGGATTCATGCTCAAGAACGCCGACGCCGAGTCCTTGGTAGCAGGTCTGCGGCAGGTGGCAGACGGGCATGCCTTGCTCGCCCCCGAGGTCACCAGACGAGTCATCGCCCGATCCTCGCGGCTGGGCAAGATGGCGACCGACAGCAGGATCGAACAGCTCACCGCCCGCGAGATTGAGGTCGCCAAATTGGTGGCGCGGGGTCTGTCCAATGCCGAGATCGCGGCGAAGCTCGTCGTCTCCGAAGCCACTGTCAAAACCCATGTTTCTAACTGCCTCATGAAGTGCGACCTGCGCGACCGGGTCCAGCTCGTGGCTTTGGCCTACGAGTCGGGACTCATTCGTGTGGGGGAGACATCTGCCGACTGA
- a CDS encoding ABC transporter ATP-binding protein: MIDTDMRHREPVSIRVDELTRSFGELVAVDHLNFEIPSGQMTGFVGANGAGKTTTMRMIVGVLKPVSGQVLWSGKPITAKDRRTIGYMPEERGLYPKQPVIDQLVYLARIKGASAGSARTQAMEYLERFGLADRARDQVQKLSLGNQQRVQVTASLLADPSVLILDEPFSGLDPVAVDAMADVLREKTGQGVPVLFSSHQLDLIDRLCDRMVIMHKGRMVTNGTTEELREVGPRRYRVEARGDLGWLRSLPDLTVVDVGGTTAVIEFPNPAQIDHLLDVIVTESMNRGGLIELTHIRPSLGEIYREVAQS, encoded by the coding sequence ATGATCGACACAGACATGCGCCACCGAGAACCGGTGTCAATTCGGGTTGACGAACTCACCCGAAGTTTCGGGGAACTGGTGGCCGTTGACCATCTCAACTTCGAGATCCCCTCGGGTCAGATGACCGGTTTCGTGGGAGCCAACGGCGCTGGCAAGACGACGACGATGCGGATGATCGTCGGGGTGCTCAAGCCCGTTTCCGGTCAGGTGTTGTGGTCGGGCAAGCCGATCACGGCGAAGGACCGTCGCACCATCGGGTACATGCCCGAGGAACGAGGGCTGTATCCCAAGCAGCCGGTCATTGACCAGCTCGTCTATCTCGCTCGGATCAAGGGGGCCTCGGCCGGAAGCGCTCGCACCCAGGCCATGGAGTATCTGGAGAGGTTCGGCCTGGCTGATCGCGCCCGTGACCAGGTGCAGAAGCTGTCCTTGGGCAATCAGCAGCGGGTCCAGGTGACGGCCTCACTGCTCGCTGATCCGTCAGTTCTCATCCTCGACGAGCCCTTCTCCGGACTCGATCCGGTGGCCGTTGACGCGATGGCCGACGTGTTGAGGGAGAAGACCGGCCAAGGGGTCCCGGTCCTGTTCAGCTCCCATCAGCTTGACCTCATCGACCGGCTGTGTGACCGCATGGTCATCATGCACAAGGGACGAATGGTTACCAACGGCACCACAGAGGAATTGCGCGAGGTCGGCCCTCGACGCTACCGAGTGGAGGCGCGCGGCGATCTCGGCTGGCTGCGATCTCTGCCAGACCTGACGGTCGTCGACGTCGGCGGCACCACCGCTGTCATCGAGTTCCCGAATCCCGCCCAGATCGATCATCTCCTCGACGTCATCGTCACCGAGTCGATGAACCGTGGCGGACTGATCGAGTTGACCCACATTCGCCCGAGCCTGGGCGAGATCTACCGAGAGGTGGCCCAGTCATGA
- a CDS encoding ABC transporter permease, producing the protein MTSTSSTWRLVASREIGVKLRDKGFIISMIITVVLILAIPVVSSIISSHHDHDGVVVTDDKAAAVVKVAQQDLAARGSGDKIEVVRAADEAEAHRKLHDDDDMVYLHQKDGQWHLDGYDKTPSADGSSTRVMEAAVARAAVADNAEAAGADATAMTRGMSLQTGQVKASEGTSEAVGYMLAVVFSILFMMSAISYGMMIANSVVEEKQSRIVEILLTGVPARQLLIGKIVGNTVLAVGQLVIICGLGMLAVSFSSWSDVITVAMSWSVLWFVLFFLIGFVALASLYAAAGSMASRTEDLQSTAMPLMYLVMIIYFWVVMSMSNLDGLSARIGSYVPIASVVFMPLRMLGHRATWWEPIISIIITLGFTAFAVLVGERIYRRSILQTNGRVSFKNAWRHNESVA; encoded by the coding sequence ATGACGAGCACATCATCGACCTGGCGTCTTGTCGCATCCCGAGAGATCGGCGTCAAACTGCGCGACAAAGGATTCATCATCTCGATGATCATCACGGTGGTTCTCATCCTGGCGATCCCGGTGGTGTCATCCATCATCTCCTCCCATCACGACCATGACGGCGTGGTCGTGACCGACGACAAGGCCGCCGCCGTCGTCAAGGTGGCTCAGCAGGACCTGGCTGCCCGTGGATCGGGCGACAAGATCGAGGTGGTTCGGGCGGCCGACGAGGCCGAGGCCCACCGCAAGCTCCACGATGACGACGACATGGTTTATCTGCACCAGAAGGATGGCCAGTGGCATCTCGACGGCTACGACAAGACCCCTTCGGCTGACGGGTCGTCCACGCGAGTCATGGAGGCGGCGGTGGCCCGAGCAGCCGTCGCCGACAACGCCGAGGCTGCTGGAGCTGATGCCACGGCCATGACCAGGGGAATGTCCCTCCAGACCGGACAAGTCAAGGCATCTGAGGGCACCTCGGAGGCTGTCGGATACATGCTGGCCGTCGTTTTCAGCATCCTGTTCATGATGTCGGCGATCTCCTACGGCATGATGATTGCCAACTCAGTGGTCGAGGAGAAGCAGTCCAGGATCGTGGAGATCTTGTTGACCGGAGTACCTGCCCGGCAGCTGCTCATCGGCAAGATCGTCGGAAATACGGTGTTGGCCGTCGGACAGCTCGTCATCATCTGCGGGTTGGGCATGCTCGCTGTGTCCTTCTCGTCATGGTCGGACGTCATCACGGTCGCGATGTCGTGGTCTGTGCTGTGGTTCGTGCTGTTCTTCCTCATCGGATTCGTGGCGCTGGCAAGCCTGTACGCGGCTGCAGGATCGATGGCCTCGCGCACCGAGGACCTTCAGAGCACCGCAATGCCACTGATGTACCTCGTCATGATCATCTACTTCTGGGTGGTGATGTCGATGTCGAACCTTGACGGCCTCAGCGCCAGGATCGGCAGCTACGTCCCGATCGCCTCGGTGGTATTCATGCCGCTGCGCATGCTTGGTCATCGCGCAACGTGGTGGGAACCGATCATCTCGATCATCATCACCCTCGGCTTCACGGCGTTCGCCGTGCTGGTCGGAGAAAGGATCTACCGACGCTCGATCCTGCAGACGAACGGTCGGGTGAGCTTCAAGAACGCATGGAGGCACAACGAGTCAGTGGCGTGA
- a CDS encoding queuosine precursor transporter gives MRQHRYHFAVTSDSTSRRSFATARPTYADRGSGHYDILLTLMCVVVILSNIGGSKGVQLGPITTDGGFFLFPLAYVMGDITTEVYGMKAARRTIVMGFICAILSVLCFWGVIALPGFNDPYSVARDAALEMSLGPVWQMVLAGACGFLAGQFTNSVIMVRLKATWLERGLVGRLMGSTGAGEAVDTVIFCTVAAPVVGITSFGQWCNYAFFGFLWKTLVEYACIPITTRIIAWIKKHEPTYQERLTATQE, from the coding sequence ATGCGCCAACACCGTTACCATTTCGCCGTGACGTCAGACTCCACCAGCCGCAGGTCATTTGCCACTGCTCGACCGACCTATGCCGATCGGGGATCCGGGCACTACGACATCCTGCTGACTCTCATGTGTGTCGTGGTCATCCTGTCCAACATCGGCGGGTCGAAGGGAGTCCAACTTGGCCCCATCACCACTGACGGCGGGTTCTTCTTGTTCCCGCTCGCCTACGTCATGGGAGACATCACCACCGAGGTCTACGGGATGAAGGCAGCTCGCCGCACCATCGTCATGGGCTTCATCTGCGCGATTCTCTCGGTGCTGTGCTTCTGGGGGGTCATTGCCCTGCCGGGGTTCAACGACCCGTACTCGGTGGCTCGTGACGCCGCCTTGGAGATGTCGCTGGGGCCGGTGTGGCAGATGGTGCTGGCCGGGGCGTGCGGATTCCTCGCTGGCCAGTTCACCAACTCGGTCATCATGGTTCGACTCAAGGCCACGTGGTTGGAGCGTGGCCTCGTCGGTCGGCTCATGGGGTCCACGGGCGCGGGTGAGGCCGTCGACACCGTCATCTTCTGTACCGTCGCGGCACCGGTGGTGGGCATCACCAGCTTCGGTCAGTGGTGCAACTACGCCTTCTTCGGGTTCTTGTGGAAGACCCTCGTCGAGTACGCCTGCATCCCGATCACGACTCGGATCATCGCCTGGATCAAGAAGCACGAGCCGACCTACCAGGAGAGACTGACGGCGACCCAGGAGTGA